A region of the Bacteroidales bacterium genome:
ATCGGTAGAAAACGAAATATCAATGAATTAAAAGTCCCGTCAGGGACGGCATAAAAAAACCATGGCAAATACATACACACAAATCCACATTCACGCGGTTTTTTCCGTTCAAAACCGGGAATGCATCATCCGGAATTCCTGGAAAGATGAACTGTATAAGTATATCACAGGAATTATCCATAACAATGATCACAAACTATTGGCAATTAACGGAA
Encoded here:
- a CDS encoding transposase; its protein translation is MANTYTQIHIHAVFSVQNRECIIRNSWKDELYKYITGIIHNNDHKLLAING